A genome region from Bacteroidota bacterium includes the following:
- a CDS encoding HAMP domain-containing protein yields the protein MSSLRNRAFLIPILFVVAAFAVATAVLATLGELQPSFLWTAVTACALSIIFFWLHSARLVRPIADLAPQAAEVAKGRLEVSNFGPTEVPDELRSLATAINAIAEKQALDYAAMQKLERVRSEFLANVSHELRTPIFAVQGFLETLLDGAVDDPNVNRDFLQRAHGQSERLNALLNDLIDISRIESGEMRMSFRLFDIQPFLRDLVHEMSAIAAQKQIELYFTGNVLPHHEVEVFGDKDRLKQVMVNLIDNAIKYTEQGGAVKVELYDKQPGENQVTIVVHDTGIGIAAEHLPRLFERFYRVDKDRSRMSPGGTGLGLAICKHIVEAHHGTISVKSTRGEGSSFSVTLPKKPRN from the coding sequence GTGTCGTCACTACGTAACCGCGCATTTCTTATCCCGATCCTGTTCGTTGTCGCCGCGTTTGCGGTCGCTACAGCAGTACTCGCAACACTCGGCGAGTTGCAACCGAGCTTCCTCTGGACGGCCGTAACGGCATGTGCGCTCTCGATCATTTTCTTTTGGCTGCACAGTGCAAGACTCGTCCGGCCGATCGCCGACCTTGCGCCGCAGGCTGCGGAAGTTGCCAAAGGGCGCCTCGAAGTCTCGAACTTCGGCCCGACCGAAGTCCCCGATGAGCTGCGTTCGCTGGCCACCGCCATTAACGCCATCGCCGAAAAGCAGGCACTCGATTACGCAGCCATGCAGAAGCTCGAACGAGTCCGGAGCGAATTCCTTGCGAATGTCAGCCACGAACTACGTACTCCGATCTTCGCCGTTCAGGGCTTTCTCGAGACATTGCTCGACGGAGCGGTGGACGACCCGAACGTCAATCGCGACTTTCTGCAACGAGCTCATGGTCAGTCGGAACGTCTCAATGCCCTGCTCAATGACTTGATCGACATTAGCCGCATCGAGTCCGGCGAGATGCGCATGAGCTTTCGGCTCTTTGACATCCAGCCGTTCCTTCGCGATCTGGTCCACGAAATGAGCGCCATCGCTGCACAAAAACAGATCGAGCTCTACTTTACCGGCAACGTTCTGCCCCACCACGAAGTCGAAGTCTTCGGCGACAAAGACCGCCTCAAACAAGTCATGGTGAATCTGATCGATAATGCGATCAAATACACCGAACAAGGGGGAGCAGTCAAAGTCGAGCTCTACGACAAGCAGCCAGGGGAAAACCAGGTCACGATCGTCGTCCACGACACCGGCATCGGCATTGCGGCCGAACATCTGCCCAGACTCTTCGAGCGCTTCTACCGTGTCGACAAGGACCGCTCCAGAATGTCGCCCGGCGGAACCGGGCTCGGACTCGCCATCTGCAAACATATTGTTGAGGCCCACCACGGCACGATCTCGGTCAAAAGCACTCGCGGCGAAGGCTCCAGCTTCTCGGTCACGCTACCGAAAAAGCCCCGCAACTGA
- a CDS encoding response regulator → MSKTVLIVDDEKDIRDLLAYNLSKEGFGILTAADGNEALTQLAQHTVSLVILDIMMPGLDGLEVCKRIRANDQWKTLPVIFLTARSAEVDQIVGLELGADDYIQKPVSPRVLVARVKSMLRRTNERTPKLPEDAVDDIVRIEDLEIDRTSYRVKIGGKEVFFPRKEFELLFYLATHPGRVFSRDALLNKIWGEGAYVVERTVDVHVFKVREKLGTLGDRIETVKGVGYRFAN, encoded by the coding sequence ATGTCCAAGACGGTACTGATCGTCGATGATGAAAAAGACATCCGTGACCTCCTCGCCTATAATCTCTCGAAAGAAGGATTCGGGATCTTGACCGCCGCCGATGGCAACGAGGCCTTGACCCAGCTCGCTCAGCATACGGTCAGCCTCGTCATTCTCGATATCATGATGCCCGGCCTCGACGGTCTCGAAGTCTGCAAGCGGATCCGAGCGAACGATCAATGGAAAACCCTTCCGGTGATCTTCCTAACCGCACGAAGCGCAGAGGTCGATCAGATCGTCGGTCTCGAACTCGGAGCCGATGACTATATCCAGAAACCGGTTTCACCCCGCGTCCTTGTCGCCAGAGTCAAGTCGATGCTCCGGCGCACGAACGAACGTACGCCGAAACTGCCGGAAGATGCGGTCGATGATATTGTGCGAATCGAGGATCTTGAGATCGATCGCACAAGCTATCGCGTCAAGATCGGCGGTAAAGAAGTCTTCTTCCCTCGCAAGGAATTCGAACTCCTTTTCTATCTTGCAACGCATCCTGGTCGCGTGTTTTCACGCGATGCCCTCTTGAACAAAATCTGGGGCGAAGGTGCGTATGTCGTCGAGCGAACCGTTGACGTTCATGTCTTCAAAGTCCGCGAGAAGCTCGGAACACTTGGCGACCGGATCGAGACGGTCAAAGGCGTCGGATACCGGTTCGCAAACTAA
- a CDS encoding HPr kinase/phosphorylase encodes MNFKPLHKEELSVRYFYQKMKDRFKLTLVAGESGLDTKRITDKNLHRPGLALAGYVGLFTFHRLQIFGNTELYYLESLLKEDRIKAFSTIASFDIPCIVITNGNKLSPEMLAICDEHAIPTFTTPIETTKAIYLISDFLDDQFNLHTTIHGSFIDVYGVGILFVGKSGVGKSEVTLDLVERGHRLVADDVVVVTQKGEGILMGSGTDFGEHFMEIRGLGIINVREMFGIRAIRFQKRVEVIVELEVWDATATYTRTGLDESTIHVLGVEVERVKLPIIPGKNITVISEVIALNYLLKHYGYDASAAFARKLDEKLTRVKTGKGDSTTSGERVIAYFEHDFE; translated from the coding sequence ATGAACTTTAAGCCTCTCCATAAGGAGGAGCTTTCTGTTCGCTACTTCTATCAGAAGATGAAAGATCGGTTCAAGCTCACGCTTGTGGCCGGTGAGTCCGGGCTCGATACCAAACGTATCACCGATAAGAATCTGCACCGACCTGGACTCGCGCTGGCAGGATACGTCGGCCTCTTTACCTTCCACCGCCTGCAGATCTTCGGGAACACCGAGCTGTATTATCTCGAATCGCTTCTCAAAGAAGATCGCATCAAGGCGTTTAGCACGATCGCGTCGTTCGATATTCCGTGCATCGTGATTACCAACGGGAATAAGCTCTCGCCCGAAATGCTTGCCATTTGTGACGAGCATGCGATCCCGACCTTTACGACGCCGATCGAGACGACAAAAGCGATTTACCTCATTAGCGATTTCCTCGACGATCAGTTCAACCTCCATACCACGATCCATGGCTCGTTCATCGATGTGTATGGCGTGGGTATTCTCTTTGTCGGAAAAAGCGGCGTCGGAAAAAGCGAAGTAACGCTTGATCTCGTCGAGCGCGGTCACCGCCTCGTTGCCGACGACGTTGTGGTGGTGACGCAGAAGGGTGAGGGGATTCTGATGGGTTCCGGGACGGACTTCGGCGAGCATTTCATGGAGATACGCGGACTCGGTATCATCAATGTCCGGGAAATGTTCGGTATTCGCGCCATCCGATTTCAAAAGCGTGTTGAAGTGATCGTCGAACTGGAGGTATGGGATGCGACAGCGACCTACACTCGCACCGGACTCGACGAGTCGACCATCCATGTGCTTGGTGTCGAAGTCGAGCGGGTGAAGCTGCCGATCATTCCCGGGAAGAATATTACCGTAATCTCGGAAGTCATCGCACTCAATTACTTACTGAAGCACTACGGCTACGATGCAAGTGCGGCATTTGCCCGGAAGCTCGATGAAAAACTAACTCGGGTAAAAACAGGGAAAGGCGACTCGACAACGAGCGGCGAGCGGGTGATCGCCTATTTCGAACATGATTTTGAATAG
- the sixA gene encoding phosphohistidine phosphatase SixA translates to MIIYLLRHGIAENHSRRGSDAERELMPEGREKTATVMAAARQMRLASPVLVVSSPLVRAVQTAEIACSEFAVSANRVISDVLLPSADIDRTMAFIGSVIHEHSPVMLVGHEPHLSTLAGALVGAHGPAIEMKKASLAVFELYRLDAPRMKAILTALLPPRIGELV, encoded by the coding sequence GTGATCATCTATTTACTTCGTCATGGGATCGCAGAAAACCATAGCCGCAGAGGCTCGGATGCGGAGCGTGAGTTGATGCCCGAAGGTCGTGAAAAGACTGCAACGGTGATGGCCGCTGCCCGACAAATGCGGTTAGCTTCTCCCGTTCTTGTTGTATCGAGTCCGTTAGTGCGCGCCGTACAGACTGCCGAAATTGCCTGTTCGGAATTTGCCGTATCGGCAAACCGAGTGATCTCCGATGTCCTGTTGCCCTCCGCCGATATCGATCGGACCATGGCCTTTATCGGTTCGGTGATTCATGAACACTCGCCGGTGATGCTTGTCGGACACGAGCCACATTTGTCGACGCTTGCGGGTGCCCTCGTCGGCGCCCATGGACCTGCGATCGAAATGAAAAAAGCATCGCTTGCTGTATTCGAACTCTATCGGCTCGATGCACCCAGAATGAAAGCAATCCTGACAGCACTGCTGCCACCGCGCATCGGCGAATTGGTCTGA
- a CDS encoding aminotransferase class I/II-fold pyridoxal phosphate-dependent enzyme — MDLFKKAYEFTRADDAKKAGYYPYFHAFEANEGPVVYLNGRKIIMAGSNNYLGLTIDPRVKEAAKKAIDQYGTGCSGSRYLTGTTRLHNQLEEELADFLQKEACLLFSTGYQTAQGVIPALVQRGDYVISDKDNHACIVAGQLMAKGMYGEVIRYAHNDMQDLERRLSKLPLDAGKLIVTDGIFSTTGELVDLPHMVALAKKYNARVMCDDAHASGVIGVGGRGTASHYGVVDDCDLTMGTFSKTFASLGGFVVGAERVINFIKHTSPALIFSASPTPASVASALEALRILRSEPWRMDKLVDNANYMRRNFKQMGFKIIENQSAIVPVIVGDDIKAFVFWRKLFDAGVFVNAFISPGVPEGNQMMRTSYMAVHEREHLDRILELFKEIGEEVGVLDNDDETIAAETTRSTHEEYKLNGPIIISEAESRKEKLRFIRMTWDLYAGVENWVPPLEMDKMRLIDEKRNPFYKHADAKFFVAENNGKIVGRIAAIVNHSHNTLHNDRTGFFGFFECVNNQEVADTLFKRAEEWLVSKGMTHVRGPISPSINDEVGLLVDGFDIPPAFMMPYHLPYYRTLIEHAGYGKVKDMLAWKLEASKTLTPKLKRVTDMLRERGGFTVRPLDMNHFDRDVQLIKELYGKGWENNWGAVPLNDEEINALAAELKQVIEPKFVMFVEKKQPGGKTDTIGFTLTLPDINQAFLAGSAIPKGALNLPVAIKNLMTKRSSVKAARIILLGVLPQYRGRGVDALLYRETLERALDENMTYGEASWVLEDNDAMNRAAEAMDGTAYKRYRVFEKTI; from the coding sequence GTGGACCTGTTCAAAAAAGCGTACGAGTTTACCCGAGCCGATGATGCCAAGAAGGCGGGCTACTACCCATACTTCCATGCCTTCGAGGCAAACGAAGGACCGGTGGTGTACCTCAATGGCCGCAAGATCATTATGGCGGGCTCGAACAATTATCTGGGCCTGACGATCGACCCTCGTGTCAAAGAAGCCGCGAAGAAGGCAATCGATCAATACGGCACCGGTTGCTCCGGTTCGCGATATCTCACCGGTACCACACGGCTACATAATCAGTTGGAAGAAGAGCTGGCCGACTTCCTGCAGAAGGAAGCCTGTCTGCTGTTTTCGACCGGCTACCAGACCGCCCAAGGCGTGATCCCGGCACTCGTTCAACGAGGCGATTATGTAATCAGCGACAAGGATAATCATGCCTGTATCGTCGCCGGTCAATTGATGGCGAAAGGGATGTACGGAGAGGTTATCCGGTATGCTCACAACGACATGCAGGACCTTGAGCGGCGCCTATCGAAGTTGCCGCTCGATGCCGGCAAGTTGATCGTGACAGACGGTATCTTCTCTACGACTGGCGAGCTGGTCGATCTTCCGCACATGGTCGCTCTTGCGAAAAAATATAATGCCAGAGTAATGTGCGACGACGCTCACGCCAGCGGTGTGATCGGCGTCGGCGGTCGTGGCACCGCGAGCCATTATGGTGTGGTCGACGATTGCGACCTCACGATGGGCACGTTTTCCAAGACGTTCGCCAGTTTGGGTGGGTTTGTCGTTGGCGCTGAACGTGTCATCAACTTTATCAAACACACCTCTCCGGCGCTAATTTTTTCGGCTTCGCCGACGCCCGCATCCGTCGCGTCGGCGCTCGAAGCGCTTCGCATCCTCCGCAGCGAACCATGGCGGATGGATAAGCTTGTGGATAATGCGAACTACATGCGTCGCAACTTCAAGCAGATGGGCTTCAAGATCATCGAGAATCAGAGTGCCATCGTGCCCGTGATCGTCGGCGACGACATCAAAGCCTTCGTGTTCTGGCGCAAACTCTTCGATGCCGGTGTATTTGTCAATGCCTTTATTTCACCCGGCGTGCCGGAGGGCAACCAGATGATGCGCACGAGCTACATGGCTGTGCACGAGCGTGAGCATCTGGATCGGATCCTTGAACTCTTCAAGGAGATCGGAGAAGAAGTTGGGGTACTCGACAACGATGATGAAACAATCGCTGCCGAGACGACGCGTTCGACGCACGAGGAGTATAAGCTCAACGGACCCATCATCATTTCGGAAGCCGAAAGCCGCAAGGAAAAGCTCCGCTTCATTCGGATGACGTGGGATCTCTATGCTGGCGTAGAAAACTGGGTCCCGCCGCTCGAAATGGACAAGATGCGTCTGATCGACGAGAAGCGCAACCCGTTCTATAAGCATGCGGACGCGAAGTTCTTCGTTGCAGAAAATAACGGCAAGATCGTCGGACGCATCGCGGCGATCGTTAACCATAGTCATAATACCCTGCATAACGACCGGACGGGATTCTTCGGCTTCTTTGAGTGTGTCAATAATCAAGAGGTCGCCGACACATTGTTCAAGCGCGCGGAGGAGTGGCTGGTTTCAAAGGGGATGACGCATGTTCGCGGTCCGATCAGTCCGTCGATCAACGACGAAGTCGGTCTGCTCGTCGATGGATTCGATATTCCGCCAGCATTCATGATGCCGTATCATTTGCCATACTATCGCACCCTCATCGAACATGCAGGGTACGGGAAGGTGAAGGATATGCTGGCCTGGAAGCTGGAGGCGTCGAAAACGCTGACGCCAAAACTCAAGCGCGTAACGGATATGCTCCGCGAACGTGGCGGCTTTACGGTACGCCCGCTTGATATGAATCATTTCGATCGCGATGTCCAACTCATCAAAGAACTCTATGGGAAGGGCTGGGAGAATAATTGGGGCGCTGTACCGCTCAATGACGAGGAAATCAATGCCCTCGCCGCGGAACTCAAGCAGGTGATCGAGCCGAAGTTCGTTATGTTCGTCGAAAAGAAACAGCCGGGCGGGAAGACAGACACGATCGGTTTCACTCTGACTCTGCCGGATATCAACCAGGCATTCCTTGCCGGATCTGCGATTCCGAAGGGTGCGCTGAATCTGCCCGTGGCGATCAAAAACCTGATGACCAAGCGGAGCTCGGTCAAGGCCGCTCGTATTATTCTCCTTGGCGTGCTGCCGCAATACCGCGGGCGCGGCGTGGATGCACTGCTCTACCGTGAAACGCTCGAACGAGCACTCGACGAGAATATGACCTATGGTGAAGCATCATGGGTGCTGGAGGATAACGATGCGATGAACCGTGCTGCCGAAGCGATGGACGGCACGGCGTACAAGCGCTATCGGGTCTTCGAGAAAACCATTTGA
- a CDS encoding glycosyltransferase family 39 protein yields the protein MPSRIFVGMRKPLTIVLLLLGAGLLLCLLAYPFGYDQAVFAVAGELSIKHGAVTYRDFLDTKPPFIFTIYGVAIWLFGHHEWAPRLFDAIVQALTLVYFYRVLLRSTKDTAVAFGSVLLYIVLYVTSGFWMTGQAETFALLPIVWILSLSEQARNGAHALSKGILVGCASAILFLLKFTLLVVPAGAVLYLVLYSDDRTYRNSIRFAFGAVASLGILLGVVIGYMSWAGALRPFFETLAWLSGYAGIDPVLGAHTIGELYFRQFPIAVVTALLPTTLVLAFVGIFRNRRSETKPATIYSHLLIQLGFGLFSVLYERKFFPYHFSRVYFAFVPFVILGTRSAWELKTEYLSSLRNLRGIQRTLRQTAVIGIAAIAVFYSPLVRVVTNPLYWAQLRLKGGDVGAAADSKFGGLYYADQERAASELKSALRPNETIFLWGNNVGLYFRTEVEPRTICLTNTPLVTSWTPQTWKDTLLRQLQTAPPRFFVCETNDARPYITGDTLDSRQHLEQWSELASFVHTNYHDWKTVGHFVIYEHQ from the coding sequence ATGCCCAGCCGTATTTTTGTCGGGATGCGCAAACCGCTCACCATTGTGCTGCTGCTTCTTGGTGCAGGACTGTTGCTCTGCTTGCTGGCGTACCCGTTCGGGTATGACCAGGCTGTTTTTGCAGTTGCCGGAGAACTCTCGATCAAGCACGGCGCCGTTACCTACCGTGACTTTCTCGACACGAAGCCGCCATTTATATTCACGATCTATGGGGTTGCGATCTGGCTCTTCGGCCATCACGAATGGGCACCGCGTCTGTTCGATGCGATCGTTCAAGCGCTTACCCTCGTCTATTTCTATCGAGTCCTTCTTCGCTCCACCAAGGATACGGCTGTCGCCTTCGGGTCCGTGCTGCTATACATTGTACTGTATGTCACGAGCGGATTCTGGATGACCGGCCAAGCCGAAACCTTCGCATTGCTCCCGATCGTATGGATACTCTCTCTGAGCGAACAGGCACGAAATGGCGCACATGCTCTATCGAAGGGCATTCTCGTCGGATGTGCTTCGGCGATTCTTTTCCTCCTGAAATTCACACTCTTGGTTGTTCCTGCGGGCGCAGTCCTCTATCTTGTGCTGTACTCCGATGATCGCACATATCGCAATAGTATCCGCTTCGCATTCGGAGCTGTGGCATCGCTCGGCATCTTGCTGGGTGTAGTCATCGGTTATATGTCGTGGGCGGGAGCACTGCGACCCTTTTTTGAAACACTCGCATGGCTCAGCGGATATGCCGGGATCGATCCGGTTCTGGGTGCACATACGATCGGAGAATTATACTTTCGGCAGTTCCCGATTGCGGTCGTTACCGCACTGTTACCGACAACATTGGTGCTTGCGTTCGTAGGCATCTTCCGCAATCGCCGCAGCGAGACGAAGCCCGCAACGATCTACTCGCACTTGCTCATTCAACTTGGGTTCGGCTTATTCTCGGTATTGTACGAACGCAAGTTTTTCCCGTATCACTTTTCCCGAGTGTACTTCGCGTTCGTCCCGTTCGTGATCCTCGGTACGCGCAGTGCATGGGAGCTAAAGACAGAGTACCTCTCTTCACTCAGGAATCTCAGGGGCATTCAACGGACCCTGCGCCAAACGGCCGTCATTGGCATTGCCGCAATTGCCGTATTCTATTCGCCACTTGTTCGGGTTGTGACAAACCCACTCTACTGGGCACAGCTCCGTTTGAAAGGCGGCGATGTTGGGGCTGCGGCCGACAGTAAATTCGGCGGCTTATACTATGCCGACCAAGAGCGTGCCGCGTCGGAGCTGAAATCGGCGCTTCGTCCGAACGAAACGATCTTCCTGTGGGGAAACAACGTCGGCCTATACTTCCGCACGGAGGTCGAGCCTCGGACCATCTGCCTGACGAACACTCCACTCGTCACGAGCTGGACGCCACAGACTTGGAAAGATACGCTGCTGCGACAACTCCAGACTGCACCGCCTCGGTTTTTCGTTTGCGAGACAAACGACGCTCGCCCCTATATCACCGGCGACACACTCGATTCGCGGCAGCATCTCGAACAGTGGAGTGAACTGGCGTCATTCGTACATACGAACTACCACGACTGGAAGACAGTCGGGCATTTCGTCATCTACGAACACCAATAA
- a CDS encoding AAA family ATPase, which translates to MWSNVVGQERVKRILRQALDQRKLPNAYLFTGPSGTGKDAIALELAKALNCLDPAMKGIEACDQCENCKAISTFASPLMQFIFAIGKDSEDASKKSDDASAELIDIIREELAAKSADPYHDTHIPKAIAISIGQIRELIMLLSRSMGGQGKRVVIISEADTMRAAAQNAFLKTLEEPHENTIIILTSSNPSHLYPTILSRCQDLRFDLLSGEEIADVLEHRDGIERQQAEFLGRLSGGSLSVARSLVNQDVAELRAQVVQFLRMGLTRSRKNALDEIDKFLPRRGGAFLEKRQNVEQMLQLLELWLRDALALASGAGSVVFNVDQLDALERFTSRFGNPAALIEAIHSVHAAKRNVALQLQLRPVMLELVMDLERSLVSTT; encoded by the coding sequence ATGTGGAGTAATGTCGTCGGACAAGAGCGGGTGAAGCGTATTCTGCGCCAGGCGTTGGACCAACGCAAGCTTCCGAACGCCTATTTGTTCACTGGGCCTTCCGGGACAGGAAAGGATGCGATTGCGCTCGAACTTGCAAAAGCGCTCAATTGTCTCGATCCTGCGATGAAAGGCATCGAGGCCTGCGACCAATGCGAGAACTGCAAAGCGATCTCGACATTTGCTTCGCCTCTCATGCAGTTCATCTTTGCGATCGGTAAGGATAGCGAGGATGCGTCGAAGAAGTCGGACGATGCATCGGCCGAGTTGATCGACATCATCCGCGAAGAGCTCGCCGCAAAGTCGGCCGATCCGTATCACGACACCCATATTCCGAAAGCGATCGCGATCAGCATCGGTCAGATACGCGAATTGATCATGCTACTTTCCCGAAGCATGGGCGGGCAGGGGAAGCGAGTGGTGATTATTAGCGAGGCGGACACCATGCGTGCTGCTGCGCAGAATGCATTCCTGAAGACGCTCGAAGAACCGCACGAGAATACAATCATTATTCTGACAAGTTCGAACCCTTCTCATCTGTATCCGACGATCCTCTCGCGATGTCAGGACCTGCGGTTCGATCTGCTCTCGGGTGAAGAGATCGCGGATGTGTTGGAACACCGAGACGGCATCGAAAGACAGCAAGCCGAGTTTCTTGGTCGTCTCTCGGGCGGGAGCTTATCGGTGGCACGTTCGCTGGTGAATCAGGATGTTGCAGAACTCCGTGCACAAGTCGTGCAATTCTTGCGCATGGGCCTGACACGCAGCCGCAAAAACGCACTCGACGAGATCGACAAATTTCTTCCGCGTCGCGGCGGGGCATTCCTCGAAAAGCGGCAAAACGTCGAACAGATGCTCCAACTGCTCGAATTGTGGCTTCGGGATGCACTTGCGCTTGCGAGCGGTGCAGGCAGCGTAGTGTTCAACGTCGACCAACTCGACGCGCTCGAACGATTCACTTCCAGATTCGGTAACCCCGCAGCCCTCATCGAAGCGATCCATTCGGTCCATGCTGCAAAGCGGAATGTCGCGTTACAACTCCAACTTCGTCCGGTGATGCTTGAACTTGTCATGGATCTCGAGCGGTCGCTCGTCAGCACTACCTGA
- the metG gene encoding methionine--tRNA ligase: MPAKRTLVTAALPYANGPLHVGHLAGAYVPADMYVRYMRLRYGKDSVLFICGSDEHGVPITISAEKEGVTPKDIVDRYHTLNKSTFERLGISFDYYGRTSSEVHRAMSQDFFRTLNSSGNLSEKEEPQLYDEQAKMFLPDRYVEGTCPVCSNPEARGDQCDRCGTYLNQTELINPRSKITGNKPVVRPTKHWYFRLSKFQKSLEEWVETKAGSWREMVVQQTRSWLKSGLQDRPITRDLDWGVPVPAEGADGKVLYVWFDAPIGYISATKELLPDSWQNWWREDENLNWVAFLGKDNIVFHTIMFPAMLEAYNAANTGLRYTLPTNVPANEFMNLEGRKLSKSKGWTIEPHEILSRYDADLIRYAIACNLPESKDSDFSWKDFQAHVNNELADILGNFANRVLTFVKNNFDAKVPDAEPDASFLDEYTTLADTIAGHYERFEFREVTTLSMDFARRANKYFNDNAPWKLVKTDRAEAGRVLRTCLEALRAMSVYLAPILPNTSARLSSMLGCELTSDWAGAAAARLEKNRSIGEVGILVTKLEDSQTAEEFQRMEAMAAKAEKPLAEVAPTAPALVSIDDFKKLKFRTAKVLEAERVPKSKKLLKLQIDTGVDKRQIVAGIAEKYSPEELVGKTIVVVANLQPAKLMGIESNGMLLAVNDEKGPVMLIEADGVAPGLEVR; the protein is encoded by the coding sequence ATGCCAGCCAAACGCACACTCGTTACCGCCGCGTTGCCCTATGCCAATGGGCCGCTCCATGTCGGACATCTTGCCGGGGCCTACGTCCCCGCCGATATGTATGTGCGGTATATGCGGTTGCGTTACGGCAAGGATAGCGTGCTCTTCATCTGCGGCTCCGATGAACACGGTGTGCCGATCACGATCAGCGCCGAAAAAGAAGGGGTAACCCCGAAGGACATCGTGGATCGTTATCACACGCTCAATAAATCCACGTTCGAGCGGCTTGGTATCTCATTCGATTATTACGGACGCACGTCGAGCGAAGTGCATCGCGCGATGTCGCAGGACTTCTTCCGTACGCTCAACTCGAGCGGCAATCTCTCGGAGAAAGAAGAACCGCAGCTCTATGACGAGCAGGCGAAGATGTTTTTGCCCGATCGCTACGTCGAGGGGACGTGTCCGGTGTGTTCGAACCCCGAAGCGCGCGGCGATCAGTGCGACCGTTGCGGGACGTATCTGAACCAGACAGAACTAATCAATCCGCGTTCGAAGATTACGGGTAACAAGCCTGTCGTACGTCCGACGAAGCATTGGTATTTCCGCTTGTCAAAATTTCAGAAGAGCCTCGAAGAGTGGGTCGAAACGAAAGCAGGCTCATGGCGCGAGATGGTCGTCCAGCAGACGCGTAGTTGGCTGAAATCCGGGTTGCAGGACAGACCGATCACCCGCGATCTCGATTGGGGCGTGCCCGTGCCTGCCGAAGGAGCCGACGGAAAGGTGTTGTATGTGTGGTTCGATGCACCGATCGGCTATATCAGTGCGACGAAAGAACTGTTGCCCGATTCCTGGCAGAACTGGTGGCGCGAAGACGAGAACCTAAACTGGGTTGCGTTTCTTGGCAAGGACAACATTGTCTTCCACACGATCATGTTCCCCGCGATGCTCGAAGCATATAATGCGGCGAACACCGGGCTTCGCTACACGCTGCCGACGAACGTCCCGGCGAACGAGTTTATGAATCTCGAGGGGCGCAAACTATCGAAGTCGAAAGGCTGGACGATCGAGCCGCACGAGATCCTAAGCCGGTATGATGCCGATCTCATTCGATATGCCATTGCGTGTAATCTGCCCGAGTCGAAAGACTCCGACTTCTCATGGAAGGATTTTCAGGCGCACGTTAATAATGAATTGGCGGATATTTTGGGCAATTTCGCTAATCGTGTTCTGACGTTTGTTAAGAATAACTTCGATGCGAAAGTGCCCGATGCCGAACCCGATGCGTCCTTCCTTGATGAGTACACCACGCTGGCCGATACGATCGCAGGTCATTATGAGCGATTCGAATTCCGCGAAGTAACGACACTCTCGATGGACTTCGCTCGCCGCGCAAACAAATACTTCAACGACAACGCACCTTGGAAACTCGTCAAGACGGACCGCGCTGAAGCCGGGCGAGTGCTACGAACATGCCTCGAAGCGCTTCGTGCGATGAGCGTCTATCTCGCACCGATTTTACCGAACACATCTGCTCGTCTGTCCTCGATGCTCGGATGCGAACTCACAAGTGACTGGGCAGGTGCCGCTGCCGCAAGGCTGGAGAAGAATAGGTCGATTGGCGAGGTGGGGATACTCGTCACAAAACTGGAAGACTCTCAAACGGCAGAGGAATTCCAACGGATGGAAGCAATGGCGGCGAAGGCGGAGAAGCCTCTTGCGGAGGTTGCACCTACAGCACCGGCGCTTGTCTCGATTGACGATTTCAAGAAGCTCAAGTTTCGCACCGCGAAAGTGCTTGAGGCAGAGCGCGTGCCGAAGTCGAAGAAGCTCTTGAAATTGCAGATCGACACCGGAGTTGACAAACGCCAGATTGTCGCGGGCATCGCCGAAAAGTATTCGCCGGAAGAGCTTGTAGGGAAGACGATCGTCGTTGTGGCAAACTTGCAGCCGGCGAAGCTGATGGGCATCGAATCGAACGGAATGCTTCTTGCCGTCAATGACGAGAAGGGCCCCGTGATGCTCATCGAAGCGGATGGCGTCGCTCCCGGATTGGAAGTACGATAG